The sequence TTCTTTCCACTTATGGAATATGCCGGACGGTTCTTGCGGTAAAGAGCTTCACGCCGGTCGAGCTCTTTCTGCTCGGACCTGGCTACGGATAGAATCTCTTGTTTCGGTATCCCAAGTTCATTAACTATTGATTTATTGAGGACAATAAACCCTTTACCAGCAATTGCACCCATAGCAAGTTCAGGCTGCCCTGGCGTTCCCAGCTTACGTACAATAAAAACATCCAGAGGTGCATTAAGCTCTTTCGCTACTTCAAAAGCTACAGGGATCCCCCCTCGTGGCAATCCCAGGATCAAAAGGTTCGGATCATTTGCAAATTTCTTCAGCCTCGCTGCCAATATCTTCCCGGCAGACGATCTATCCTTATAAAGCCTTCCCATAATTATCCTCTTTTCCGATTCAAACAAATAATAATTCTAGTGTGCTAAGGATTTACTCCCATATTGTCATGAGCGAGTATAATATAAAAAGCATTTAAATCAAGTCTTTTCGAATACATATTTTGGCGCTTAAATAAGCCCAAATAACTTTGTTGAGTTTTCAATGAGCATAAATTTGGCTATAAATGCAAATTATTTCAAGCAAAAACAAGAAGAATATTAGACTTGGCTTGTAAACTTTTGACTAAGAAAAATGAAGTAAATATAGTCAGCATCTGCATAGTTTAGATTTGAAAAAGTTATCCGGAATAGGTTCAGCCTTCAAACAACTCCTGATAAACAAAACAAGAGCAATACCTCAACTTGCATAATTTAAAAACCCGTAGTAAGTATTCTCAAAGAGAAAAAAATTCCATAAACTAATGATAATCATACAAGGAGGTTACTCATGAAAATATACGAACTCACTAATAGTCCATCGATGCCCCCGATTGATCTGCCAACACCTTCTAAGAAAAAGAACGCGTCATTTTCCATGGGTTGTTTCTGGGATTCTGATGCAAGGTTCGGGATCAAGGCTGGAATAATCAGCACTCGAGTAGGTTACACCGGGGGTACGAGTCTAAACCCGGCCTACCATGACATAGGAGATCATATTGAAAGTGTTCTCCTGGTTTATGATCCGGAAATTGTTACTTACCAGGAATTATTAACAACATTCTGGAAAGGTCACAACCCTACAATTCCACAAGAACGACAGTATTCCTCTGCAATTTATTTCCACGATGAAGACCAAAGACAGCTAGCTTTTGAAACAAAAAAACGATTGCAAGATGATACCTTTCAAGGACAAATTCATACTGAGCTTATTACGGCAGGACAATTTTTTACCGCGGAGTCTCATCATCAGAAATACTATTTGAAGAGATATCCTGATATCATGCTTGATTTTAGTATCATGTATCCTTCAGACAAAGATTTCATTAATTCTACTGCGGCTGCCCGCATTAATAGCTATATTGGAGGATTTGGCAGCTATCGAACATTGCAATATGAGATCGACAGTTTTGGACTATCACCTACAGCGATGCAAAAACTCATAGAAATTGTAAGAGATTGGGAGACACAAAAAGCAGCGTAACCAGAACCGCTTTATGCTGCTCTTCGTTCAGCATTGTTAGCTTTTTCATTAAAAAACGAAATAGCATCGAGAACAGGCATACCGACAATTTCGAGATCATTAATATTTGCGGAACCGAGACCCATACGTTCTGCTTCTTTGATATAAGCAACTTCATCAAACCCAAGCAGTCTAGCACCTACGCAGTCGGCCGCAATGCAGTCCCTGCTTGCGATGACGAGTTCCGATTCAAAGGTGGTACCGCCAACAGGACCAATCCCTATCATGGCAGGATGCCCAACGATAATTCCCAGATGAATAGGAAATTTCTGGCACATCCCGACAATAAATCCCGGTAGATCTTTAAAAAAATTATGAGGATGTGTTTGCCCGGTCCTCGGATGTCCGTAGTAATCTGCGCCAGGATAGGACATTGCGATATTTTTCATAGTCAGGCTGACACCAGCGGTGCTATGGACTTTATGCTGAGCTAAAGAAATGACGGTATCATAATGAAATATTTCCGGATTTACCATTATTTCCTTTTGCGGGCCATATTCCAGATTCACTGATTCAAATGGAGGTTTGTTATGGTCAA comes from Candidatus Margulisiibacteriota bacterium and encodes:
- a CDS encoding phosphoribosyltransferase; this translates as MGRLYKDRSSAGKILAARLKKFANDPNLLILGLPRGGIPVAFEVAKELNAPLDVFIVRKLGTPGQPELAMGAIAGKGFIVLNKSIVNELGIPKQEILSVARSEQKELDRREALYRKNRPAYSISGKKVILVDDGLATGATMMVAVRAVRKQNPEKLIVATPVADASICEKFKDQVDEMICAYTPYPLSAIGMWYENFIQTTDAEVIKLLELAHKNISEEKNAA
- the msrA gene encoding peptide-methionine (S)-S-oxide reductase, with amino-acid sequence MKIYELTNSPSMPPIDLPTPSKKKNASFSMGCFWDSDARFGIKAGIISTRVGYTGGTSLNPAYHDIGDHIESVLLVYDPEIVTYQELLTTFWKGHNPTIPQERQYSSAIYFHDEDQRQLAFETKKRLQDDTFQGQIHTELITAGQFFTAESHHQKYYLKRYPDIMLDFSIMYPSDKDFINSTAAARINSYIGGFGSYRTLQYEIDSFGLSPTAMQKLIEIVRDWETQKAA